The genomic DNA TCAGCGACGTGGAGGCGATTATCGGCGCGATCAATACCGGCCGCGTGTTTCGCTACATCACCAAGCCGTGGGATGAGAACGATTTGCGCATGACCATCGAGAATGCGCGCCAATTATCCGATTTGATGAAGCATAACAGGCGCTTGCTCGGCACGCTGCAGCAAAAAGTCGAGGAGCAGGAGAAAACGCTGCGCTTGTTTCGCAAATACGTGCCCGAAATGGTTGTGGAACAAACGCTCAAGGCTTCGGAAGACACGCTCTTGTCCGGCGAGTTAAAAACGATTGCCATTTTGTTTTGCGACATTCGGGGATTCACGCCGATGAGCGAACAACTTTCGCCGCGGGAAGTGGTTTCATTTCTCAATGATTATTACTCC from Cytophagia bacterium CHB2 includes the following:
- a CDS encoding response regulator, whose amino-acid sequence is MSKKDFSILYVDDEEHNLISFKAVFRRDYEIFTATSGEEGLHIIREHEVDLIITDQRMPRMTGIQFLERILPEYPDTIRMILTGFSDVEAIIGAINTGRVFRYITKPWDENDLRMTIENARQLSDLMKHNRRLLGTLQQKVEEQEKTLRLFRKYVPEMVVEQTLKASEDTLLSGELKTIAILFCDIRGFTPMSEQLSPREVVSFLNDYYS